One window from the genome of Bdellovibrionales bacterium encodes:
- a CDS encoding LysR family transcriptional regulator produces the protein MIPTPTEITYFLEVYQTKHVSKAAMRLGITQPTLTQALQKLEEKLKTTLFHRTKQGVVPTTSATVFYSRANSLKECWSDIQDGVFNSDTEIEGSFVVGCHQSVGAYTAPRLLKNLEKEAPKLHVKFVHDFSRKITEKVVSYEVDMGYVVNPAKHPDLVFKKLGDDRVTFWKKKGAENLPKRIFADGSRAQTEDLLGKTMKKHFGDWKIVESTSLELIRTLTSQGLGVGVLPERVAHAESKDLVIFDKSLPSRPDEIYLAYRKEVLSSNAGRELLRLATFPL, from the coding sequence ATGATACCTACACCGACCGAAATCACTTACTTTTTAGAGGTCTACCAAACGAAACACGTGTCCAAAGCGGCGATGCGACTTGGCATTACTCAGCCGACGTTGACACAGGCGCTGCAAAAGCTTGAGGAAAAGCTCAAAACCACGCTGTTTCATAGAACAAAGCAAGGGGTTGTGCCAACGACGAGTGCGACGGTGTTCTATAGCCGTGCTAATAGTTTAAAAGAATGCTGGAGCGATATCCAAGATGGCGTCTTTAACTCTGACACAGAGATAGAAGGCTCGTTCGTGGTTGGTTGCCATCAAAGTGTGGGTGCTTATACAGCGCCAAGGCTTTTAAAGAACTTAGAGAAAGAGGCTCCGAAGCTCCATGTAAAATTTGTGCATGATTTTTCTCGTAAGATTACAGAGAAGGTCGTCTCCTACGAAGTCGATATGGGTTATGTCGTAAATCCTGCAAAGCATCCAGACCTAGTGTTCAAAAAGCTCGGCGACGATAGAGTAACGTTCTGGAAAAAGAAGGGTGCCGAGAATTTACCTAAGAGAATTTTTGCCGATGGCAGTCGCGCACAAACTGAAGATCTGCTTGGTAAAACGATGAAGAAACATTTTGGTGATTGGAAGATTGTCGAATCCACCAGCTTGGAACTGATTCGTACTTTGACGAGTCAAGGCTTGGGAGTTGGCGTTTTGCCAGAACGTGTGGCACATGCGGAAAGCAAGGATCTCGTGATTTTTGACAAGTCGTTGCCATCGCGCCCGGATGAAATTTATCTCGCCTATCGTAAGGAAGTTCTTTCTTCGAATGCAGGCCGCGAGCTCTTAAGACTTGCGACTTTCCCACTCTAG
- a CDS encoding tetratricopeptide repeat protein, producing MTRVQIHWIVKTTAGQTKGPYTTEALMKLIGEGVFSGSEMVARYPGGQWTLLSQETQFYDKLLEALESSVEPVPSKGNNENAETIVGPVPEHLKNPQGSRPLLEKTNVTGGSAVPQHANTVKAHATPAKASSKPAEPAVIELKNIAQVTKKELAKSAKLPLILVAAALLLVVYVLLPDGPDSGEKISLIAPKKGSAAMSDQQAKEKYAAAIAAIEADTIESYLVAQNHLVSVVEGAPSNLEVRGLLCLVYKELWPYAKQDANDIRTISSVTQSTRALNAVGLYGNICEVVNLETSGHYKEARGVVESALENADHFSLLPVLYEFKAELLEADKDYLNANPYYEKSAQLWEKWLRPQVKAGVMAAVQNQGPKASQYFRGVLEKNPNHREAKIRQGILEFRAFKQEDNAFKYLKSAMSSQARVQRDLEAEGYFVLAELYLNKSEKSSALDAAQHAYRLSPNTTQYKQLVVRLGGSDRIKEKSSNSEMMFVGDQYARTGDCLAAQAEYKAAFEMDPKNGMAAVKAAKCLWQLNQSFEAVEWLTKATKAEPNLITAYVLQADYMSQRYNFIGAANALTAAARISPNNYEVLRGMALMEFRRGNMQGSINFAQRALRAYDADIETYTLLAKSNAALYSSTIAATKKDIDARETYQRDALRFATKAVEIDNTNTEAQVTYAKVMAQINGVDSGVNYVKELIKKYSYSTEYRIALAEIYRADEKYSQAQEFYEQVTEADPRNKKAFIGLGECYKASGLDKQALKAFLSAAVLDPSDGEALFQAAKLQLETNEYEKAIAQFKRVQSINPNFPRTYYYIGKAAVLAGNYNMALEAIKREKQDNPNLADSYLLAGEIYAAKKQFAECAAEYSQSMKLRSQGADTYVKAAQCYRLSGSVDIAQDLLSMASSRESGYADIYKEQGAIYEVRGDIRAAVQSYNKYLALSPNAPDRAEIENRINRIGGG from the coding sequence TCCACTGGATCGTAAAAACCACCGCAGGCCAAACCAAAGGGCCTTACACTACCGAAGCACTCATGAAGCTGATTGGTGAAGGCGTTTTTTCTGGTTCTGAAATGGTGGCGCGTTATCCCGGCGGTCAATGGACTCTGCTGTCTCAGGAAACACAGTTTTATGACAAATTGCTCGAGGCTCTCGAGAGTTCTGTAGAACCTGTTCCTAGTAAGGGCAATAACGAGAACGCTGAAACCATTGTGGGACCGGTGCCTGAGCATTTAAAAAACCCGCAAGGTTCGCGCCCACTTTTGGAAAAAACAAATGTGACAGGTGGCAGTGCGGTTCCTCAGCACGCGAACACCGTGAAGGCTCATGCAACTCCGGCGAAGGCATCTTCAAAACCGGCTGAGCCTGCAGTGATCGAGCTTAAGAACATTGCTCAAGTGACAAAGAAAGAACTCGCAAAGAGCGCAAAGTTGCCATTGATCTTGGTGGCCGCGGCGTTGCTTTTGGTTGTGTATGTGCTTTTGCCGGATGGACCTGACAGCGGCGAGAAGATCAGCTTGATCGCACCGAAAAAAGGTTCCGCAGCAATGAGTGATCAGCAGGCGAAAGAAAAATACGCGGCTGCGATTGCTGCGATTGAGGCCGATACTATTGAATCATACCTGGTTGCCCAGAATCACTTGGTATCCGTGGTTGAAGGGGCGCCGTCGAATCTCGAAGTTCGCGGTTTGTTGTGTTTGGTTTATAAAGAGCTCTGGCCGTATGCGAAGCAAGATGCCAATGACATTCGTACGATCTCAAGCGTGACTCAGTCGACGCGTGCGTTGAATGCCGTTGGTCTATACGGAAATATCTGTGAAGTCGTGAATCTTGAAACTTCAGGCCACTACAAAGAGGCTCGCGGTGTTGTAGAGTCTGCGCTGGAAAATGCGGACCACTTCTCGCTCCTGCCGGTATTGTATGAATTCAAGGCGGAGTTGCTCGAAGCGGACAAAGATTATCTGAACGCCAATCCTTATTATGAAAAGTCGGCTCAGCTTTGGGAAAAATGGCTTCGTCCTCAAGTCAAAGCGGGCGTGATGGCGGCGGTTCAGAATCAAGGACCGAAAGCTTCGCAGTATTTCCGCGGAGTACTTGAGAAAAATCCAAATCATCGCGAGGCAAAGATTCGCCAAGGGATCTTGGAGTTCCGCGCATTTAAGCAAGAGGATAATGCGTTTAAATATTTAAAATCGGCAATGAGCTCCCAAGCCCGCGTGCAAAGAGATCTCGAGGCCGAAGGATATTTTGTTTTGGCCGAGCTTTACTTGAATAAAAGCGAAAAGAGTTCAGCGCTTGATGCCGCCCAACACGCCTATCGCCTAAGTCCGAATACGACTCAGTACAAGCAGCTTGTAGTACGCCTCGGTGGCTCTGATCGCATCAAGGAAAAGTCTTCGAATAGCGAGATGATGTTCGTTGGGGATCAGTATGCTCGTACGGGCGATTGCCTGGCGGCGCAAGCGGAGTATAAAGCTGCGTTTGAGATGGATCCAAAGAACGGCATGGCGGCTGTGAAAGCTGCGAAATGCTTGTGGCAACTGAATCAAAGTTTTGAGGCTGTCGAGTGGCTGACAAAAGCGACGAAGGCTGAGCCGAATCTGATTACAGCTTATGTGTTGCAGGCTGATTACATGTCTCAGCGCTATAATTTTATCGGTGCAGCAAACGCACTGACGGCGGCAGCGAGAATTTCGCCGAACAACTATGAGGTTCTTCGTGGCATGGCTTTGATGGAGTTCCGTCGCGGCAATATGCAGGGTTCAATCAATTTTGCTCAGCGAGCGTTACGGGCGTATGATGCTGATATTGAGACCTACACCCTGCTCGCGAAATCGAATGCGGCACTATATTCTTCAACGATTGCGGCGACCAAAAAAGATATTGATGCCCGTGAAACTTATCAGCGGGATGCTCTTCGTTTTGCCACGAAGGCGGTTGAGATCGATAACACCAATACTGAAGCGCAAGTGACTTACGCGAAAGTGATGGCGCAAATTAACGGCGTGGATTCCGGTGTGAATTACGTGAAAGAGTTGATTAAGAAATATTCTTACTCGACAGAATACCGAATCGCGCTGGCTGAGATCTATCGTGCGGATGAAAAGTATTCGCAAGCTCAGGAATTTTATGAGCAAGTGACCGAGGCAGATCCCCGCAATAAGAAAGCCTTCATCGGCTTAGGCGAATGTTATAAAGCATCTGGTCTAGATAAGCAGGCTTTAAAGGCCTTTTTGTCGGCGGCGGTTTTAGATCCGTCGGATGGCGAAGCTCTGTTCCAGGCGGCGAAGTTGCAGCTTGAAACCAACGAGTACGAAAAGGCCATCGCGCAATTTAAACGGGTTCAGTCGATTAATCCGAACTTCCCGCGCACTTATTACTATATCGGCAAAGCCGCGGTGCTTGCTGGTAACTACAACATGGCGCTGGAAGCGATTAAAAGAGAGAAGCAGGACAACCCGAACTTAGCCGACAGTTATTTGTTGGCCGGGGAAATCTATGCGGCCAAGAAGCAATTTGCTGAGTGTGCGGCGGAGTATTCTCAGTCGATGAAGCTCAGATCCCAAGGGGCGGATACTTATGTGAAAGCCGCTCAGTGTTATCGCCTGTCTGGGTCTGTCGATATTGCTCAAGATTTGCTATCTATGGCATCAAGCCGCGAGTCGGGCTATGCTGATATATATAAAGAGCAAGGCGCGATTTATGAAGTGCGTGGAGACATTCGGGCAGCCGTTCAGTCTTACAATAAATACTTAGCGCTCTCGCCAAATGCTCCGGATCGTGCTGAAATTGAAAATCGCATCAACCGAATTGGTGGCGGTTAA
- the serS gene encoding serine--tRNA ligase has product MIDIKLLEKKAENGPSYFDEYKQSLLNRGASAEVLEQIVELNKKRREMITIAESEKAKQNKLSGEIGKLKREGGDVSTIMAEVEKLKGTVKDLEAKAAEIDLQVTNIALTMPNKPNSSVPVGASEKENKVMKTWGTPPTFGFKVKEHWELGESLDIIDFERAGKTTGTRFAFLKGAAAQMERALIQFMMDMHSTKHGYTEMIPPFMVNSNSLLGTGQFPKFKEDVFNLSGTDLYLIPTAEVPVTNYYNNEILNETDLPKSFCAYSPCFRSEAGSAGRDTKGLIRQHQFDKVELMTFAHPDKSYEHHEALTSHAEQVLIDLELPFRRMLLCTGDMGFGSAKTHDLEVWLPGQNTYREISSCSNFEDFQARRANIRFRPAGGKPQFVHTLNGSGLAVGRTLVAILENYQREDGSVAIPKALQNYMGGRKEIRK; this is encoded by the coding sequence ATGATCGACATTAAACTTCTCGAGAAAAAAGCCGAGAACGGCCCTAGCTATTTTGATGAATACAAGCAATCCCTTTTGAATCGCGGCGCTTCGGCAGAAGTGCTTGAGCAAATCGTTGAGCTCAATAAAAAACGCCGTGAGATGATCACCATTGCTGAGAGCGAAAAAGCAAAACAGAACAAACTCAGTGGTGAAATCGGCAAACTCAAGCGCGAAGGTGGCGACGTTTCTACGATCATGGCTGAGGTTGAAAAACTTAAGGGTACAGTGAAGGATCTCGAGGCGAAAGCGGCCGAGATCGACTTGCAAGTGACGAACATTGCTTTGACGATGCCGAATAAGCCGAACAGCTCTGTGCCGGTGGGTGCTTCTGAAAAAGAAAACAAAGTGATGAAAACTTGGGGAACGCCTCCGACTTTCGGGTTCAAAGTAAAAGAACACTGGGAGTTGGGTGAAAGCCTCGACATCATTGATTTTGAACGTGCTGGTAAAACCACGGGAACTCGCTTTGCCTTCTTGAAAGGTGCGGCGGCTCAGATGGAACGTGCTTTGATCCAATTCATGATGGATATGCACTCTACGAAGCATGGTTATACTGAGATGATTCCGCCGTTCATGGTGAACAGCAATAGCTTGCTGGGAACAGGTCAGTTTCCGAAGTTTAAAGAGGACGTCTTTAATTTGTCTGGGACGGATTTATACCTGATTCCGACAGCGGAAGTGCCGGTGACGAATTACTATAATAATGAGATTTTGAATGAAACCGATCTTCCTAAGAGCTTCTGTGCTTACTCTCCGTGCTTCCGTTCTGAAGCCGGCAGTGCCGGTCGAGACACCAAGGGTTTGATCCGTCAGCATCAGTTCGACAAGGTGGAGCTGATGACGTTTGCTCACCCGGATAAGTCTTATGAACACCATGAGGCCCTCACAAGCCATGCTGAGCAGGTTTTGATCGATCTGGAGCTTCCATTCCGTCGTATGCTTCTTTGTACGGGGGATATGGGCTTCGGATCTGCGAAGACCCATGACTTGGAAGTATGGCTTCCGGGCCAGAATACTTATCGCGAGATCAGTTCTTGCTCTAATTTTGAGGACTTCCAGGCTCGTCGTGCGAACATTCGCTTCCGCCCAGCGGGTGGTAAGCCTCAGTTCGTGCACACTCTGAATGGTTCTGGTTTGGCTGTCGGCCGCACCCTCGTTGCGATCTTAGAAAACTATCAGCGCGAGGACGGAAGTGTGGCTATTCCGAAGGCGCTTCAGAACTACATGGGTGGCCGCAAAGAGATCCGAAAATAA
- a CDS encoding nucleoside deaminase produces the protein MNKDFMKQAIKLSLDNMRKGAGGPFGAVVVQDGKVIGAGWNKVTSTNDPTAHAEVVAIREACQNLGNFDLSGAEIYTSCEPCPMCLSAIYWARINKIYYANTRQDAADINFDDDFIYQEIPKDLNDRKVPMVQCLHDEALTVFQEWKEKQDKVTY, from the coding sequence GTGAACAAAGACTTTATGAAACAAGCCATCAAGTTATCCTTGGATAATATGCGCAAAGGCGCCGGCGGTCCATTTGGCGCTGTCGTTGTACAAGATGGAAAAGTCATTGGCGCAGGCTGGAACAAAGTCACTTCGACGAACGATCCAACAGCACACGCTGAAGTGGTGGCGATCCGCGAAGCTTGTCAGAATCTCGGAAACTTTGATTTGTCAGGCGCTGAGATTTACACAAGCTGTGAACCATGTCCGATGTGTTTGTCAGCGATCTACTGGGCGCGTATCAATAAAATTTACTACGCAAACACCCGTCAGGATGCCGCTGATATCAACTTTGATGATGATTTTATTTATCAGGAAATTCCCAAAGACCTCAACGACCGTAAGGTTCCGATGGTTCAGTGTCTTCATGATGAAGCTTTGACTGTCTTCCAAGAGTGGAAAGAAAAACAAGACAAGGTTACTTACTAG